The following proteins are encoded in a genomic region of Aquifex aeolicus VF5:
- the folD gene encoding bifunctional methylenetetrahydrofolate dehydrogenase/methenyltetrahydrofolate cyclohydrolase FolD, with the protein MALILDGKSLSKKIREEIKKEVENFTSKGFRPPALAVILVGNDPASEIYVNNKRKACEKVGIKSLFYHLPQDVSEEKLLGLIYELNMNEEVDGILVQLPLPKHIDQTRVILSISPEKDVDGFHPENMGKLVAQIEDGFIPCTPLGIDILLKHYGIDVKGKDVTIVGAGFIVGRPLSLLMLWRNATVSVCHIHTKDVKKFTKEADILISATGVPHLIKEDMIKEGAVVVDVGISRLNGKIVGDVDFERVKEKASAITPVPGGVGPMTVTALLLNTLKSYKRKFAHLISTTNP; encoded by the coding sequence GAAATAAAGAAGGAGGTGGAAAATTTTACTTCAAAGGGTTTCAGACCGCCCGCACTCGCCGTTATACTTGTAGGAAACGACCCTGCAAGCGAGATATACGTGAACAACAAAAGGAAAGCCTGCGAAAAGGTTGGAATAAAGTCTCTTTTTTATCATCTTCCGCAGGACGTTTCAGAAGAAAAACTCCTCGGACTTATATACGAACTCAACATGAACGAAGAGGTGGACGGAATACTCGTTCAACTTCCCCTTCCAAAGCACATAGACCAGACGAGGGTAATCCTTTCTATATCCCCCGAAAAGGACGTGGACGGCTTTCACCCCGAAAATATGGGAAAACTCGTAGCACAGATAGAGGACGGCTTTATACCCTGCACACCCCTCGGTATAGACATCCTGCTAAAGCACTACGGTATAGACGTAAAAGGAAAAGACGTTACCATAGTGGGAGCAGGCTTTATAGTGGGAAGGCCCTTAAGCCTTTTGATGCTCTGGAGGAACGCAACGGTAAGCGTGTGCCACATTCATACGAAAGACGTTAAAAAGTTCACCAAAGAGGCTGATATACTCATCTCCGCAACGGGAGTTCCTCACCTCATAAAGGAAGACATGATAAAGGAAGGCGCGGTGGTCGTAGATGTCGGAATTTCAAGGTTAAACGGGAAGATAGTCGGTGACGTTGATTTTGAAAGAGTAAAGGAGAAGGCGAGTGCCATAACGCCGGTTCCGGGGGGAGTAGGACCTATGACGGTAACCGCACTTCTTTTAAACACTTTGAAATCCTATAAGAGGAAGTTCGCTCACTTGATTTCAACGACGAATCCGTAA